ATACCAAATTTTACGTGAACCAATCTATGGTAAAGAAGAGGAGTATGATAAGAAGGAAGCGTGTTTGGAAGAGATAGAGGATTTATTTTATGAGCAACTTCCTAATGAGGAAAAAATATGGTTTGAAGCTACTAGAGCAACGATAGATGTTATTCGAAGCGGACGACCAGAATATGGGGAAACCGTACTGGACGATTATTTTAAAACAATTTATGATAAGGAATTGTTTTTGATAAATGAATTAGAAGTTATCAACTTATATTTTGCTATAGTGCTTACAAAGATAAAACAAGGTCAAAATCAGATTGAAGAAATTAACAGAATTCATTCGTTTTTAGTTCGTTTGACAAATCATGTAGAATTAATTGCACCAGAATATCTGTTTGCTTTAAGTAACACTTTGTTTTCGGGTCTAGCCTGTTTGGATAATTTGTCGTCTTATGATTCACTCGGAGCTTATATCTTTAGCCTTAATCATATAATGGAAAAAACACAAGATTTTCAGAAGAAACCAATTATATTAATGTTGGAGTGGAAATTATCTCTAATAATAAACAATGATTATGTTTCTGCCGAACAGTTCTATCAGAAATCGAAGCTATTTGCTGATATAATAGAAAATTCTTATTTAGTTACTATGTTGGAGAAACAATGGCAAGAAGATTTAAAAAAATATTTATAAACATAGTGAATCAGTGACAAAAATGTCCTTGTTCTAGTATTGAAATAGTTCTAAAGTTCGTCTTTAGGACTGTTTTTTATATATAAGCTAAAAATGACACGAAATGGTTCTATTTTAAGGACATTGATGTCCTTTGAGTTTATTTAAGAATAATTTATAATTAATAAAAATGTGAAAGGAGATTACAGTATGAACTTTTTTAGTTTATTTTATTTAGTTACTTGGTGGTTTAAATAAAATTTAGTTATGTCTACTTAGTCTCAAAAAATTTATTCATAACATATAATAAATACAACTTGATAGACTAAATTAGAAAAATAAGGAGAGGATACCATGAGGTGTTGCTTTGAAAAGGTCTATGATCCAGGACTTAGTT
The Streptococcus toyakuensis genome window above contains:
- a CDS encoding helix-turn-helix domain-containing protein, with translation MLIGQKIKEIRIEKGISRPDFCGDEQELTVRQLSRIESGASQPSLPKLDYIARRLGVPAYSLMPDFSALPPAYLELKYQILREPIYGKEEEYDKKEACLEEIEDLFYEQLPNEEKIWFEATRATIDVIRSGRPEYGETVLDDYFKTIYDKELFLINELEVINLYFAIVLTKIKQGQNQIEEINRIHSFLVRLTNHVELIAPEYLFALSNTLFSGLACLDNLSSYDSLGAYIFSLNHIMEKTQDFQKKPIILMLEWKLSLIINNDYVSAEQFYQKSKLFADIIENSYLVTMLEKQWQEDLKKYL